One genomic segment of Desmodus rotundus isolate HL8 chromosome 5, HLdesRot8A.1, whole genome shotgun sequence includes these proteins:
- the PHLDB1 gene encoding pleckstrin homology-like domain family B member 1 isoform X1 gives MDTLDRNQIGPGCKTQAMLQKGPLDLIETGKGLKVQTDKPHLVSLGSGRLSTAITLLPLEEGRTMIGSAAKDITLQGPGLAPEHCYIENLRGTLTLYPCGNACTIDGLPVQQPTRLTQGCMLCLGQSTFLRFNHPAEAKWMKSMIPAGGRSPGPPYSFGPAESESLVNGNHTPQPANQGPLVYASHSSLVSSIEKDLQEIMDSLVLEEPGATGKKPAATSPLSPMANGGRYLLSPATSPGAMSVGSSYENTSPAFSPLSSPASSGSCASPSPSGHEPVPSIPPLVPARSSSYHLVLQPLQSRPSGGHSSESPRLVRKAGHERPLSPGLRGLLTDSPAATVLAEARRTTEKPWLGGQLPVVAISLSEYPASSAHSQSPSIPGSPKFQPLVLAPQNKIGTLQDCLPSPLHELPGTERVLTSSPSRQLVGRTFSDGLATRTLQPPESPHLGRRGLDSMRELPPLSPSLSRRAVSPMPSRTAPDPKRTREVAESPQPRRWAAHGASPEDFSLTLGARGRRTRSPSPTLGESLVPRKGSFSGRLSPAYSLGSLTGAVPRQSPRAQRKLSSGDLQVPVTRERKNSITEISDNEDDLLEYHRRQRQERLREQEMERLERQRLETILNLCAEYSRADGGPEAGELPSIGEATVALALAGRRPSRGLSGAIGTCGQSNEEPGGATQRLWESVERSDEENLKEECSSTESTQQENEDAPRTKLRGEVLALEEERAQVLGRVEQLKVCVKELEQQLQESAREAEMERALLHGEREAEWALLQKEQKAVDQLQEKLVTLETGIQKERDKERAELATGRRHLEARQALYAKLQMQLDNCPESVREQLQEQLRREAEALETETKLFEDLEFQQLERESHVEEERELASQGLLLSKAELLRSITKRKERLAILDSQAGQIRAQAVQESERLARDKNASLQLLQKEKEKVTMLERRYHSLTGGRPFPKTTSTLKEVYRSKMDGEATSPLLRNRSGPLPSSSGSSSSSSQLSVATLGRSPSPKGALLTQNVTGSLPRNLAATLQDIETKRQLALQRKGQQVIEEQRRRLAELKQKAAAEAQCQWDALHGASPLAGPSGLPPVMHHSILHHLPAGQERGEEGEHAYDTLSLESSDSMETSISTGGNSACSPDNVSSTSGLDVGKIEEMEKMLKEAHAEKSRLMESKEQEIELRRQALEEERRRREQVERRLQSESIRRQQLVEKEVKMREKQFSQARPLTRYLPVRKEDFDLKTHIESSGHGVDTCLHVVLSSKVCRGYLVKMGGKIKSWKKRWFVFDRLKRTLSYYVDKHETKLKGVIYFQAIEEVYYDHLRSAAKSPNPVLTFCVKTHDRLYYMVAPSAEAMRIWMDVIVTGAEGYTQFMN, from the exons gcTGCATGTTGTGCCTGGGTCAGTCCACCTTCCTCCGCTTTAATCACCCAGCCGAAGCCAAGTGGATGAAAAGCATGATTCCAGCAGGGGGCCGGTCTCCTGGGCCCCCCTACAGTTTTGGCCCAG CAGAATCAGAAAGCCTGGTGAATGGGAACCACACCccacagcctgcaaaccaggggccCTTGGTCTATGCCAGCCACAGTTCCCTGGTGAGCTCTATTGAGAAGGACCTGCAGGAAATCATGGATTCACTGGTGCTAGAGGAACCTGGAGCTACTGGCAAGAAGCCTGCTGCAACTTCCCCACTCTCACCGATGGCTAATGGTGGTCGTTACCTGCTGTCCCCGGCAACCAGCCCCGGCGCCATGTCTGTGGGCTCCAGCTATGAGAACACCTCTCCAGCCTTCTCTCCACTTTCCTCACCAGCCAGCAGTGGAAGCTGTGCCAGCCCCTCACCCAGTGGCCATGAGCCAGTACCTTCTATACCTCCGCTGGTACCTGCTCGTTCCTCAAGCTACCATCTGGTTCTGCAGCCCCTACAGTCCCGACCTAGTGGTGGCCACTCCTCTGAGAGCCCTCGGCTGGTCAGGAAGGCAGGTCATGAGAGGCCTCTGAGCCCTGGCCTCCGGGGTCTGCTGACAGACAGCCCTGCAGCTACCGTCTTGGCAGAGGCCCGCAGAACCActgagaagccctggctgggtgggcagCTGCCTGTGGTGGCTATCAGCCTCAGTGAATACCCAGCTTCCAGTGCCCACAGCCAATCCCCCAGCATTCCTGGCAGCCCTAAGTTCCAGCCTCTAGTCCTTGCTCCCCAAAACAAAATTGGCACACTTCAGGACTGCCTTCCCAGCCCTCTCCATGAGCTGCCAGGCACTGAGCGGGTGTTGACAAGTAGCCCCTCACGCCAGTTGGTGGGCCGAACATTTTCAGATGGGTTAGCCACCCGCACCTTGCAGCCTCCTGAGAGTCCCCACCTCGGCCGGCGGGGCCTAGACAGTATGCGAGAACTCCCTCCCTTGAGCCCGTCTCTGTCCAGACGGGCTGTCTCCCCCATGCCCTCTCGGACTGCCCCAGATCCCAAAAGAACCAGGGAAGTGGCAGAGAGTCCCCAGCCCCGGCGCTGGGCAGCCCATGGGGCTTCACCAGAGGACTTCTCACTGACACTGGGGGCACGGGGCCGTAGGACACGGAGCCCCTCACCCACACTCGGGGAGTCTCTGGTACCTCGCAAGGGCAGCTTCAGTGGCAGGCTGAGCCCAGCCTACAGTCTGGGCTCTTTGACTGGGGCTGTGCCCCGGCAGAGTCCCCGTGCCCAGAGGAAGCTCTCCAGCGGAGACTTACAGGTGCCTGTCACTCGAGAGCGGAAAAATAGCATCACGGAGATCAGTGACAATGAGGATGACCTTCTGGAGTACCACCGGCGGCAGCGCCAAGAGAGGCTTCGGGAGCAGGAGATGGAGAGGCTG GAACGGCAGCGCCTGGAGACCATCCTCAACCTGTGTGCAGAGTACAGCCGGGCTGATGGGGGACCTGAGGCTGGGGAGCTGCCCAGCATTGGGGAGGCCACTGTAGCATTGGCATTGGCAGGCCGGAGACCCTCACGAGGCCTTTCAGGGGCCATTGGAACCTGTGGGCAGAGCAATGAGGAGCCTGGAGGTGCCACCCAACGCCTGTGGGAGAGTGTGGAACGCTCAGATGAGGAAAATCTCAAGGAAGAGTGCAGTAGCACTGAGAGCACCCAGCAAGAG AATGAAGATGCACCCCGCACCAAGCTCCGAGGAGAGGTGCTGGCCCTGGAGGAGGAGCGGGCTCAGGTGCTGGGGAGAGTGGAGCAGCTCAAGGTCTGTGTGAAGGAGCTGGAGCAGCAACTGCAGGAGTCGGCCCGAGAG GCAGAAATGGAGCGGGCGCTGCTgcatggggagagggaggcagagtgggCCCTGCTGCAGAAGGAGCAGAAGGCAGTGGACCAGCTGCAGGAGAAGCTGGTGACCTTGGAGACAGGCATCCAAAAGGAGAGGGACAAG GAGAGGGCGGAGCTGGCCACGGGACGGAGGCACCTGGAGGCCCGCCAGGCGCTCTACGCCAAGCTCCAGATGCAACTCGATAACTGCCCCGAGTCAGTGCGGGAACAGTTACAGGAGCAGCTGAGAAGG GAGGCAGAGGCGCTGGAGACTGAGACAAAGCTCTTTGAGGACTTGGAGTTCCAGCAGCTGGAGCGGGAGAGCCATGTGGAGGAGGAGCGGGAGTTGGCCAGCCAGGGGCTTCTCCTGAGCAAGGCTGAGCTGCTCCGCAGCATCACCAAGAGGAAG GAGCGCCTGGCAATCCTGGACAGTCAGGCTGGGCAGATCCGGGCTCAGGCTGTGCAGGAGTCGGAGCGCCTGGCCCGGGACAAGAATGCctccctgcagctgctgcagaag gagaaggagaaagtgaCTATGCTAGAAAGAAGATACCACTCACTCACAGGAGGCAGGCCTTTCCCAAAGACCACATCAACCCTCAAAGAG gtTTACCGCTCCAAGATGGATGGGGAAGCAACCAGCCCTCTGCTCCGTAACCGCAGTggcccccttccctcttcctctggctcttcctcctcctcctcccagctcagtGTGGCTACCCTGGGTCGTAGCCCGTCCCCAAAG GGTGCTCTACTCACCCAGAATGTCACAGGAAGCCTTCCTCGCAACCTGGCAGCCACACTGCAGGACATTGAGACCAAGCGCCAGCTGGCCCTGCAGCGGAAGG GGCAGCAGGTAATTGAGGAGCAGCGGCGGAGACTGGCTGAGCTGAAGCAGAAAGCAGCAGCTGAGGCTCAGTGCCAGTGGGATGCCCTGCATGGGGCATCCCCCTTGGCAGGCCCCTCGGGCCTCCCCCCAGTCATGCACCACTCCATCCTGCACCACTTGCCGGCTGGGCAGGAGCGTGGGGAGGAGGGTGAACATGCCTATGACACACTGAGCTTGGAGAGCTCTGACAGCATGGAGACCAGCATCTCCACAGGAGGAAACTCAGCCTGCTCCCCTGACAATGTGTCCAG tacAAGTGGCCTGGATGTTGGCAAGATCGAGGAGATGGAGAAGATGCTGAAAGAAGCTCATGCGGAGAAGAGCCGGCTCATGGAGTCGAAG GAGCAGGAGATAGAGCTACGGCGGCAAGCCCTGGAGGAGGAGCGGAGGCGGCGGGAGCAGGTGGAACGGAGGCTTCAGAGTGAGAGCAtcaggaggcagcagctggtggagaagGAGGTCAAGATGCGGGAGAAACAGTTTTCTCAG gcaCGACCCTTGACCCGCTACCTGCCAGTCCGGAAAGAGGACTTTGATCTGAAGACCCACATCGAGTCCTCAGGCCATGGTGTTGATACCTGTCTGCATGTGGTACTCAGTAGCAAG GTCTGCCGAGGCTACTTGGTCAAGATGGGCGGCAAAATTAAATCATGGAAGAAGCGTTGGTTTGTCTTCGACCGGCTCAAGCGTACCCTTTCCTATTATGTGG ATAAGCATGAGACAAAATTGAAGGGGGTCATCTATTTCCAGGCCATCGAAGAAGTATACTACGATCACCTGCGCAGTGCAGCCAAG AGCCCGAACCCAGTCCTGACCTTCTGTGTGAAGACCCATGACCGGTTATACTACATGGTGGCCCCGTCTGCGGAGGCCATGCGTATCTGGATGGATGTCATTGTCACCGGGGCTGAGGGCTACACTCAGTTCATGAACTGA
- the PHLDB1 gene encoding pleckstrin homology-like domain family B member 1 isoform X5, with amino-acid sequence MQDPSNVAGRTMIGSAAKDITLQGPGLAPEHCYIENLRGTLTLYPCGNACTIDGLPVQQPTRLTQGCMLCLGQSTFLRFNHPAEAKWMKSMIPAGGRSPGPPYSFGPAESESLVNGNHTPQPANQGPLVYASHSSLVSSIEKDLQEIMDSLVLEEPGATGKKPAATSPLSPMANGGRYLLSPATSPGAMSVGSSYENTSPAFSPLSSPASSGSCASPSPSGHEPVPSIPPLVPARSSSYHLVLQPLQSRPSGGHSSESPRLVRKAGHERPLSPGLRGLLTDSPAATVLAEARRTTEKPWLGGQLPVVAISLSEYPASSAHSQSPSIPGSPKFQPLVLAPQNKIGTLQDCLPSPLHELPGTERVLTSSPSRQLVGRTFSDGLATRTLQPPESPHLGRRGLDSMRELPPLSPSLSRRAVSPMPSRTAPDPKRTREVAESPQPRRWAAHGASPEDFSLTLGARGRRTRSPSPTLGESLVPRKGSFSGRLSPAYSLGSLTGAVPRQSPRAQRKLSSGDLQVPVTRERKNSITEISDNEDDLLEYHRRQRQERLREQEMERLERQRLETILNLCAEYSRADGGPEAGELPSIGEATVALALAGRRPSRGLSGAIGTCGQSNEEPGGATQRLWESVERSDEENLKEECSSTESTQQENEDAPRTKLRGEVLALEEERAQVLGRVEQLKVCVKELEQQLQESAREAEMERALLHGEREAEWALLQKEQKAVDQLQEKLVTLETGIQKERDKERAELATGRRHLEARQALYAKLQMQLDNCPESVREQLQEQLRREAEALETETKLFEDLEFQQLERESHVEEERELASQGLLLSKAELLRSITKRKERLAILDSQAGQIRAQAVQESERLARDKNASLQLLQKEKEKVTMLERRYHSLTGGRPFPKTTSTLKEVYRSKMDGEATSPLLRNRSGPLPSSSGSSSSSSQLSVATLGRSPSPKGALLTQNVTGSLPRNLAATLQDIETKRQLALQRKGQQVIEEQRRRLAELKQKAAAEAQCQWDALHGASPLAGPSGLPPVMHHSILHHLPAGQERGEEGEHAYDTLSLESSDSMETSISTGGNSACSPDNVSSTSGLDVGKIEEMEKMLKEAHAEKSRLMESKEQEIELRRQALEEERRRREQVERRLQSESIRRQQLVEKEVKMREKQFSQARPLTRYLPVRKEDFDLKTHIESSGHGVDTCLHVVLSSKVCRGYLVKMGGKIKSWKKRWFVFDRLKRTLSYYVDKHETKLKGVIYFQAIEEVYYDHLRSAAKSPNPVLTFCVKTHDRLYYMVAPSAEAMRIWMDVIVTGAEGYTQFMN; translated from the exons gcTGCATGTTGTGCCTGGGTCAGTCCACCTTCCTCCGCTTTAATCACCCAGCCGAAGCCAAGTGGATGAAAAGCATGATTCCAGCAGGGGGCCGGTCTCCTGGGCCCCCCTACAGTTTTGGCCCAG CAGAATCAGAAAGCCTGGTGAATGGGAACCACACCccacagcctgcaaaccaggggccCTTGGTCTATGCCAGCCACAGTTCCCTGGTGAGCTCTATTGAGAAGGACCTGCAGGAAATCATGGATTCACTGGTGCTAGAGGAACCTGGAGCTACTGGCAAGAAGCCTGCTGCAACTTCCCCACTCTCACCGATGGCTAATGGTGGTCGTTACCTGCTGTCCCCGGCAACCAGCCCCGGCGCCATGTCTGTGGGCTCCAGCTATGAGAACACCTCTCCAGCCTTCTCTCCACTTTCCTCACCAGCCAGCAGTGGAAGCTGTGCCAGCCCCTCACCCAGTGGCCATGAGCCAGTACCTTCTATACCTCCGCTGGTACCTGCTCGTTCCTCAAGCTACCATCTGGTTCTGCAGCCCCTACAGTCCCGACCTAGTGGTGGCCACTCCTCTGAGAGCCCTCGGCTGGTCAGGAAGGCAGGTCATGAGAGGCCTCTGAGCCCTGGCCTCCGGGGTCTGCTGACAGACAGCCCTGCAGCTACCGTCTTGGCAGAGGCCCGCAGAACCActgagaagccctggctgggtgggcagCTGCCTGTGGTGGCTATCAGCCTCAGTGAATACCCAGCTTCCAGTGCCCACAGCCAATCCCCCAGCATTCCTGGCAGCCCTAAGTTCCAGCCTCTAGTCCTTGCTCCCCAAAACAAAATTGGCACACTTCAGGACTGCCTTCCCAGCCCTCTCCATGAGCTGCCAGGCACTGAGCGGGTGTTGACAAGTAGCCCCTCACGCCAGTTGGTGGGCCGAACATTTTCAGATGGGTTAGCCACCCGCACCTTGCAGCCTCCTGAGAGTCCCCACCTCGGCCGGCGGGGCCTAGACAGTATGCGAGAACTCCCTCCCTTGAGCCCGTCTCTGTCCAGACGGGCTGTCTCCCCCATGCCCTCTCGGACTGCCCCAGATCCCAAAAGAACCAGGGAAGTGGCAGAGAGTCCCCAGCCCCGGCGCTGGGCAGCCCATGGGGCTTCACCAGAGGACTTCTCACTGACACTGGGGGCACGGGGCCGTAGGACACGGAGCCCCTCACCCACACTCGGGGAGTCTCTGGTACCTCGCAAGGGCAGCTTCAGTGGCAGGCTGAGCCCAGCCTACAGTCTGGGCTCTTTGACTGGGGCTGTGCCCCGGCAGAGTCCCCGTGCCCAGAGGAAGCTCTCCAGCGGAGACTTACAGGTGCCTGTCACTCGAGAGCGGAAAAATAGCATCACGGAGATCAGTGACAATGAGGATGACCTTCTGGAGTACCACCGGCGGCAGCGCCAAGAGAGGCTTCGGGAGCAGGAGATGGAGAGGCTG GAACGGCAGCGCCTGGAGACCATCCTCAACCTGTGTGCAGAGTACAGCCGGGCTGATGGGGGACCTGAGGCTGGGGAGCTGCCCAGCATTGGGGAGGCCACTGTAGCATTGGCATTGGCAGGCCGGAGACCCTCACGAGGCCTTTCAGGGGCCATTGGAACCTGTGGGCAGAGCAATGAGGAGCCTGGAGGTGCCACCCAACGCCTGTGGGAGAGTGTGGAACGCTCAGATGAGGAAAATCTCAAGGAAGAGTGCAGTAGCACTGAGAGCACCCAGCAAGAG AATGAAGATGCACCCCGCACCAAGCTCCGAGGAGAGGTGCTGGCCCTGGAGGAGGAGCGGGCTCAGGTGCTGGGGAGAGTGGAGCAGCTCAAGGTCTGTGTGAAGGAGCTGGAGCAGCAACTGCAGGAGTCGGCCCGAGAG GCAGAAATGGAGCGGGCGCTGCTgcatggggagagggaggcagagtgggCCCTGCTGCAGAAGGAGCAGAAGGCAGTGGACCAGCTGCAGGAGAAGCTGGTGACCTTGGAGACAGGCATCCAAAAGGAGAGGGACAAG GAGAGGGCGGAGCTGGCCACGGGACGGAGGCACCTGGAGGCCCGCCAGGCGCTCTACGCCAAGCTCCAGATGCAACTCGATAACTGCCCCGAGTCAGTGCGGGAACAGTTACAGGAGCAGCTGAGAAGG GAGGCAGAGGCGCTGGAGACTGAGACAAAGCTCTTTGAGGACTTGGAGTTCCAGCAGCTGGAGCGGGAGAGCCATGTGGAGGAGGAGCGGGAGTTGGCCAGCCAGGGGCTTCTCCTGAGCAAGGCTGAGCTGCTCCGCAGCATCACCAAGAGGAAG GAGCGCCTGGCAATCCTGGACAGTCAGGCTGGGCAGATCCGGGCTCAGGCTGTGCAGGAGTCGGAGCGCCTGGCCCGGGACAAGAATGCctccctgcagctgctgcagaag gagaaggagaaagtgaCTATGCTAGAAAGAAGATACCACTCACTCACAGGAGGCAGGCCTTTCCCAAAGACCACATCAACCCTCAAAGAG gtTTACCGCTCCAAGATGGATGGGGAAGCAACCAGCCCTCTGCTCCGTAACCGCAGTggcccccttccctcttcctctggctcttcctcctcctcctcccagctcagtGTGGCTACCCTGGGTCGTAGCCCGTCCCCAAAG GGTGCTCTACTCACCCAGAATGTCACAGGAAGCCTTCCTCGCAACCTGGCAGCCACACTGCAGGACATTGAGACCAAGCGCCAGCTGGCCCTGCAGCGGAAGG GGCAGCAGGTAATTGAGGAGCAGCGGCGGAGACTGGCTGAGCTGAAGCAGAAAGCAGCAGCTGAGGCTCAGTGCCAGTGGGATGCCCTGCATGGGGCATCCCCCTTGGCAGGCCCCTCGGGCCTCCCCCCAGTCATGCACCACTCCATCCTGCACCACTTGCCGGCTGGGCAGGAGCGTGGGGAGGAGGGTGAACATGCCTATGACACACTGAGCTTGGAGAGCTCTGACAGCATGGAGACCAGCATCTCCACAGGAGGAAACTCAGCCTGCTCCCCTGACAATGTGTCCAG tacAAGTGGCCTGGATGTTGGCAAGATCGAGGAGATGGAGAAGATGCTGAAAGAAGCTCATGCGGAGAAGAGCCGGCTCATGGAGTCGAAG GAGCAGGAGATAGAGCTACGGCGGCAAGCCCTGGAGGAGGAGCGGAGGCGGCGGGAGCAGGTGGAACGGAGGCTTCAGAGTGAGAGCAtcaggaggcagcagctggtggagaagGAGGTCAAGATGCGGGAGAAACAGTTTTCTCAG gcaCGACCCTTGACCCGCTACCTGCCAGTCCGGAAAGAGGACTTTGATCTGAAGACCCACATCGAGTCCTCAGGCCATGGTGTTGATACCTGTCTGCATGTGGTACTCAGTAGCAAG GTCTGCCGAGGCTACTTGGTCAAGATGGGCGGCAAAATTAAATCATGGAAGAAGCGTTGGTTTGTCTTCGACCGGCTCAAGCGTACCCTTTCCTATTATGTGG ATAAGCATGAGACAAAATTGAAGGGGGTCATCTATTTCCAGGCCATCGAAGAAGTATACTACGATCACCTGCGCAGTGCAGCCAAG AGCCCGAACCCAGTCCTGACCTTCTGTGTGAAGACCCATGACCGGTTATACTACATGGTGGCCCCGTCTGCGGAGGCCATGCGTATCTGGATGGATGTCATTGTCACCGGGGCTGAGGGCTACACTCAGTTCATGAACTGA